Proteins found in one Falsirhodobacter algicola genomic segment:
- a CDS encoding UvrD-helicase domain-containing protein, whose protein sequence is MPFLATVETVVSGRGFGFLRIEGGKDNIFFHATAALSNDQDLFLTLKEGDRLLCQIGSTLREPSNPAAVLWTVVAGRDWTSTGKPESQTELDRIRRYLFEKIGMEEIGRILKAGWYRRKWKESPPADLEDSVLQQVYATELAALSPGDFSSCLDAAQNCPFAFVAALDPMSDAADLHALLATFVPSQLAAVCAPRAEWAQVSGHRGKAGRLSEDHKVALLDWAALSSAGDPKSFRATWLKGDGAHEATFARQWLASGETVPRPLLSWLMTLLEKDLLQIGDLRDLAFRDAHAGVVLYHTLSDEDQERLQASWAHDPSAIGLALKDNPALARRLLETTVLAVDLETDGARIHQLGQADHRGSTRLEGSSLVGSLQQGLPDLVSALAQVRLAVGHNAIGWDWPILSRAVPSLPGTPVWDTLLVAFLLEPQALSHALGGDHTADADARAALELFLQQVERFDTSVHEAILTGCCTSTEELFTRLVDAERDDLSVARATPAVLEAVDRDLPLLLPDRLLQLLDWVPGYVIAPADPDTPLDPAFLEIRATRLFEALTAAQRRTPVVEVLMAVLQRAQAQGISVRRNMVPGWLTERLPWLEVALNGATELPDTESGCRVSPLPASLQWWAQAETWSGQAMLPDGPRMIIARSGAPAGALTKAPIREGTLLLGPTGGTVWAVRDPAADRLEMVGSWRSFHMITVPKTVKPVKGPGSSRTSRPLLVSRQTTVRDPGSRTQAEYWSEQLATLRSLPAESDTVPILLVSSTRSRTMLGLLETALAELGLGEKQPQHRSRREQLKRAVANRHCLVAGLDAWRDWAALAKDAGVTLQPVVDATPLEEWFALEAPARAEQEEGQDDGPRQFSTAMVLDGIDKRVEKWLRPWLRETGLAESARVPILLDPRLEDTRHLTGSAFKRLAIELAPWSSEESRRLKTVFAPLQIEREEAPSGMAAMEHFLVTHWQPSGAAGKNPVTGFKPTQLQAMEHIRDRRADVMVTLPTGEGKSVLFQVPALARGLRNRRLTLVISPLRALMRDQVLRLHEQGFEESVDFLSGDQSREEQREVLQGVLDQRIVMLYVAPERLRVASFVDVLRRRIEADGGLEYIVFDEAHCINQWGYEFRPDYFFAFSFLMSRLRTGRLPDPTPVLLLSATLTASDRRRMRGLLERLSQEPDRLPLAICPDPTTQVSPLRAHIRVRAHQLQGNIFESDGKALQERIPEVVQVIRTAFKNAEQTGQRSAVLVFVLSRAHADTLAEQLTRETGREVESFHAGLDGATREDIYDRFRSGEFNVLVATKAFGMGMDIPDIHWVVHLASPGYLEDYLQEVGRIGRGVREREKAGLDRLDALMLYSGQDFEAIRSMRAESELRVPQIDEIEKHILEAVETVGDSPIAFVPQDGFSVEKYRTPAKRRGDATRLRLALHWLEEAGHVLQAGTVPDLLKIRFSPVRLKRVSEEDSLAGKVAAAIQEATSNSSVLTEKELALPALMQRISRNVALRTGDDDTRSGERKAVINLTRIRRHCRMESLDATMSAIADLARREALTLVWLIDYTTRPVLSESDEHIWTLIERVTEAVRRLLGELSGTGTFRFDPHDWYDPAPFRLVDPEVRKLPRQSREQVELILRENRFRRSFINGFRTLARVVGIRLKQGLDSESDRLYWQARCPDTEGRIAARRLDHLLPQAAALSRLFPPNTKDGSLEVADIITKMQEAHPAGTFHASDLSSLIRLMSSLGLVSTSPDLLPPSYVLQPQGRVPGLGQYPDLVEELDSVNRFAETRIFGMEVHANLPEEARDRFVPGYFACTDVDALKGFVDEQLGEIEDETGIFAEKRDQLRATRATEFFDFYRASPEPAQWAAMQHPYDRHLLVNAGPGAGKTSVLVGRIVHLIREQHVKPSEIMVLAFNRAVVFEIRKRVRDLFRSLGYAAYASRVRVHTFHGLAMRHLRDAAPSVTEELLPTFARRLARDAAFRASVAGECRALLVDEFQDVNEEVYEIIRALHAGSGDRAGIMAIGDDDQDILRWNRKPARVGWGRPEVEAGGVFADHYFGRFRADFGGADLSELTLGVNFRSSPEIVEKSQEMINGFFGRRTLSRRLKTDRLLAVDGAPSGTVERIDARGWSWERTLEEVRATSRRLLTDNPGSLAVLCRSNDEVASVHRALSGVFPVVTVQSSDNIAIRSLRHVALWLDLLEREIAQQDQALTDPLRARLLETFHAETDIPETRAGGRMDPELSVLWDLCAQETVFPYLSTLVEFLKDLRSDELQRLLGATRPEGEILVSTIHKVKGLEYDNVVVLPSRMSFGGRGAEIEANAAEEARLLYVALTRAKSRLVFHLGDRELAWAGKTITPFAGAQDGGRILTGTPKEIFISWSMNRSHSHGDPGSTQTYIETSVAVGDPILIEAPDRWAGKALMHRSETGGSRQIGVPSKAVGQSGSVADLKVSAVIRYEPKPDDRAQPCPSVASQGWGYVVLVEGVLR, encoded by the coding sequence ATGCCCTTCCTCGCCACGGTCGAAACGGTCGTCTCGGGGCGGGGCTTTGGGTTCCTGAGGATCGAGGGCGGCAAGGATAATATCTTCTTTCACGCCACGGCTGCCTTGTCGAACGATCAGGACCTGTTCCTGACACTGAAGGAGGGAGACAGGCTGCTGTGCCAGATTGGCAGTACGCTTCGAGAACCGTCCAACCCCGCTGCAGTGCTCTGGACCGTGGTCGCCGGGCGGGACTGGACGAGCACGGGCAAACCGGAAAGTCAGACGGAGCTGGACCGGATCCGGCGCTATCTCTTCGAGAAGATCGGCATGGAGGAGATCGGTCGTATCCTTAAGGCAGGCTGGTATCGCCGCAAGTGGAAGGAAAGCCCACCCGCCGATCTGGAGGATTCGGTCCTTCAGCAGGTCTACGCAACAGAACTGGCTGCACTGAGTCCCGGCGATTTTTCCAGCTGCCTCGATGCAGCGCAAAACTGCCCTTTTGCCTTTGTGGCGGCCCTCGATCCGATGTCGGATGCCGCAGACCTCCACGCCCTGCTGGCGACCTTCGTGCCAAGTCAGCTCGCGGCGGTTTGCGCGCCCCGGGCGGAGTGGGCACAAGTCTCGGGACATCGAGGCAAGGCCGGGCGCTTGTCCGAGGATCACAAGGTTGCCCTGCTCGATTGGGCCGCGCTGAGCAGCGCCGGTGACCCCAAGAGCTTCCGGGCCACATGGCTGAAGGGCGACGGGGCGCACGAGGCGACTTTCGCGCGGCAATGGCTGGCCTCCGGAGAGACAGTGCCCCGGCCGCTGTTGTCCTGGCTGATGACCTTGCTGGAAAAGGATCTGCTGCAGATCGGCGATCTGCGTGACCTCGCGTTCCGGGATGCGCATGCGGGCGTCGTCCTGTATCATACGCTCTCTGACGAGGATCAGGAACGCCTCCAGGCGAGCTGGGCGCACGATCCCTCGGCGATTGGGTTGGCGCTGAAGGATAATCCCGCGCTGGCGAGACGGTTGCTGGAGACCACCGTGCTGGCAGTCGATCTCGAGACGGACGGGGCGCGGATCCATCAGCTCGGACAAGCCGATCACCGCGGCAGCACGCGCCTCGAGGGCAGCAGCCTGGTCGGGAGCCTGCAACAGGGTCTGCCCGACTTGGTAAGTGCCTTGGCGCAGGTCCGGCTGGCGGTCGGACACAACGCCATTGGCTGGGACTGGCCCATCCTGTCGCGTGCCGTGCCCTCCCTTCCCGGAACCCCAGTCTGGGACACACTCCTTGTCGCCTTCCTGCTCGAGCCCCAAGCCCTGTCTCATGCGCTTGGGGGGGATCACACGGCCGATGCCGATGCCCGCGCGGCCCTCGAGCTCTTCCTTCAACAGGTCGAGCGCTTTGATACCTCCGTGCATGAGGCGATCCTGACCGGATGCTGCACCTCCACGGAAGAGCTCTTTACAAGGCTCGTGGATGCGGAGCGTGACGACCTCTCCGTTGCCCGAGCCACGCCCGCCGTCCTCGAGGCGGTCGATCGTGATTTGCCCCTGCTCCTGCCGGATCGGCTCCTGCAGCTGCTGGATTGGGTGCCAGGATACGTGATCGCGCCCGCCGACCCGGACACCCCGCTCGATCCGGCCTTCCTCGAGATCCGGGCGACGCGCCTGTTCGAAGCGCTGACGGCGGCGCAACGGCGGACGCCCGTGGTCGAGGTTCTGATGGCGGTGTTGCAACGGGCACAGGCACAGGGGATCTCCGTGCGTCGCAACATGGTGCCGGGCTGGTTGACGGAGCGGCTACCTTGGCTGGAGGTCGCGCTGAATGGGGCCACGGAGCTGCCCGACACGGAGTCCGGCTGCAGGGTTTCCCCTCTTCCCGCTTCGTTGCAGTGGTGGGCACAGGCGGAAACGTGGTCCGGCCAGGCGATGCTTCCGGACGGTCCCCGGATGATCATCGCGCGCTCAGGGGCCCCCGCCGGGGCTCTCACGAAGGCCCCGATCCGCGAAGGCACCCTTCTCCTGGGCCCCACCGGCGGGACAGTCTGGGCTGTGCGGGATCCGGCGGCGGACCGGCTGGAGATGGTCGGGAGCTGGCGGAGCTTCCACATGATAACCGTGCCGAAGACGGTGAAGCCGGTAAAGGGACCGGGCAGCTCTCGGACGAGCAGGCCGCTGTTGGTCTCTCGCCAGACTACAGTGCGCGATCCTGGCTCCCGGACGCAGGCCGAATACTGGTCGGAACAGCTGGCGACGCTTCGCAGCCTGCCCGCGGAGAGCGATACGGTGCCGATCCTGCTGGTGAGCAGCACCCGCAGCCGGACGATGTTGGGTCTGCTGGAAACAGCGCTGGCCGAGCTGGGGCTGGGAGAGAAACAGCCTCAGCATCGCAGCCGGCGCGAACAGCTGAAGCGGGCAGTGGCCAACAGGCACTGCCTCGTCGCCGGTCTCGATGCGTGGCGCGACTGGGCTGCACTGGCGAAGGATGCCGGGGTCACCCTCCAGCCGGTCGTCGATGCGACCCCGCTAGAGGAGTGGTTTGCGCTGGAGGCCCCCGCCAGGGCCGAACAGGAGGAGGGGCAGGATGACGGGCCCCGCCAGTTTTCCACGGCCATGGTGCTCGACGGGATCGACAAGCGGGTGGAAAAGTGGCTGCGGCCATGGCTGCGCGAGACCGGCCTCGCGGAGAGCGCCAGGGTCCCTATCCTGCTCGACCCCCGGCTGGAGGATACGCGGCACCTAACGGGAAGTGCTTTCAAGCGGCTGGCGATCGAGCTCGCGCCCTGGAGCTCCGAGGAAAGCCGGCGGCTGAAGACTGTCTTCGCTCCGTTGCAGATCGAACGGGAAGAGGCGCCCTCCGGGATGGCCGCGATGGAGCATTTCCTCGTGACGCACTGGCAGCCCTCCGGCGCGGCAGGCAAAAACCCCGTGACCGGGTTCAAGCCGACACAGCTCCAGGCCATGGAGCATATCCGTGACCGCCGGGCTGACGTGATGGTCACCCTGCCGACGGGAGAGGGCAAATCAGTGCTCTTCCAGGTGCCGGCCCTTGCCCGCGGCCTGCGCAACCGTCGGCTCACACTTGTGATCTCGCCGCTGCGGGCGCTGATGCGGGATCAGGTCCTGCGTCTGCATGAACAAGGGTTCGAGGAATCGGTGGACTTCCTCAGCGGAGACCAGTCCCGCGAGGAACAGCGTGAGGTCTTACAAGGCGTTCTCGATCAACGGATCGTGATGCTCTACGTCGCACCGGAACGGCTGCGCGTGGCCAGCTTCGTCGATGTGCTGCGGCGCCGGATAGAGGCGGATGGTGGCCTGGAATACATCGTCTTCGACGAGGCGCATTGCATCAACCAGTGGGGCTACGAGTTCCGCCCCGACTACTTCTTCGCCTTTAGCTTCCTGATGTCGCGGCTGCGGACCGGCCGCCTTCCTGACCCGACACCGGTTCTGTTGCTCTCAGCGACCCTCACGGCCTCGGACCGTCGGCGGATGCGTGGCCTGCTTGAGCGACTGTCGCAAGAGCCGGACCGGCTGCCGCTCGCAATATGTCCCGATCCCACAACGCAGGTAAGCCCCCTGCGCGCGCATATCCGTGTTCGCGCGCATCAGTTGCAGGGGAATATCTTCGAGTCGGACGGCAAGGCGCTGCAGGAGCGGATCCCGGAGGTCGTGCAGGTCATCCGGACGGCCTTTAAAAATGCCGAGCAGACCGGACAGCGCAGCGCGGTGCTGGTCTTCGTCCTCTCCCGCGCTCATGCCGACACGCTGGCGGAGCAGCTGACGCGCGAGACGGGGCGTGAGGTCGAGAGCTTCCACGCCGGTCTCGATGGCGCTACACGCGAGGACATCTACGATCGCTTTCGGAGCGGCGAGTTCAATGTGCTGGTGGCGACCAAGGCCTTCGGGATGGGGATGGACATCCCCGATATCCACTGGGTCGTGCATCTGGCGTCTCCCGGATACCTGGAGGACTACCTACAGGAGGTGGGCCGGATCGGGCGCGGTGTCAGGGAGCGCGAGAAGGCGGGGCTCGACCGTCTTGACGCGCTGATGCTGTATTCGGGGCAGGATTTCGAGGCGATCCGGAGCATGCGGGCCGAGAGCGAACTACGAGTGCCGCAGATTGACGAAATCGAGAAGCACATTCTGGAGGCGGTCGAGACGGTCGGAGACAGCCCCATAGCCTTTGTCCCACAGGACGGCTTCTCCGTCGAAAAGTATCGGACACCAGCGAAACGTCGTGGCGATGCCACGCGCCTGCGCCTGGCGCTTCACTGGTTGGAGGAGGCAGGGCATGTCCTGCAGGCGGGCACGGTGCCGGACCTGCTCAAGATCCGCTTCTCGCCGGTTCGGCTGAAGCGAGTGTCCGAGGAGGACAGCTTGGCGGGGAAGGTCGCGGCGGCCATTCAGGAGGCGACGTCCAACTCCAGCGTGCTGACCGAGAAGGAGCTGGCGCTTCCGGCGCTGATGCAGAGGATCTCGCGCAACGTTGCTCTGCGGACCGGTGACGATGACACGCGCTCCGGGGAACGCAAGGCCGTCATCAACCTCACCCGGATCCGGCGCCATTGCCGGATGGAGAGCCTCGACGCGACCATGTCTGCGATCGCGGACCTCGCGCGCCGCGAGGCACTTACGCTCGTTTGGTTGATTGATTACACGACGCGGCCCGTGTTGTCCGAGAGCGATGAACATATTTGGACCCTGATTGAGCGAGTGACGGAGGCAGTGCGCCGGTTGCTCGGAGAACTCAGCGGCACAGGCACGTTCCGCTTCGACCCGCACGACTGGTACGATCCGGCGCCATTCCGGCTGGTCGATCCCGAAGTTCGGAAACTTCCGAGGCAGTCCCGCGAACAGGTCGAACTCATCTTGCGAGAAAACCGGTTCCGGCGCAGCTTCATCAACGGCTTCCGCACTCTTGCCCGGGTGGTCGGGATCCGCCTCAAGCAGGGGCTCGATTCGGAGAGCGATCGTCTCTACTGGCAGGCCCGCTGCCCAGATACCGAAGGCCGGATCGCGGCGCGGCGTCTCGATCACCTCCTGCCGCAGGCCGCGGCCCTGTCCCGCCTGTTCCCCCCGAACACGAAGGACGGAAGCCTCGAGGTAGCGGATATCATTACCAAGATGCAGGAGGCGCATCCCGCCGGGACGTTCCACGCCTCGGATCTCTCCAGCCTGATCCGCCTGATGTCGTCGCTGGGGCTCGTAAGCACCTCGCCCGATCTGTTGCCACCGTCCTACGTGCTGCAGCCGCAGGGGCGCGTGCCGGGGCTGGGGCAATACCCCGATCTGGTCGAGGAACTCGACAGCGTTAACCGCTTCGCGGAGACGCGGATATTCGGCATGGAGGTACATGCAAACCTGCCCGAAGAGGCGAGGGACCGGTTCGTGCCGGGCTACTTCGCCTGCACCGACGTGGATGCGCTCAAGGGCTTCGTTGATGAGCAACTGGGCGAGATCGAGGACGAAACCGGGATCTTCGCCGAGAAGCGCGACCAGCTCCGGGCGACCCGTGCGACGGAGTTCTTCGATTTCTACCGGGCCTCGCCGGAACCCGCGCAATGGGCGGCGATGCAGCACCCCTACGACCGCCACCTGCTGGTGAATGCGGGACCGGGCGCGGGCAAGACCTCCGTGCTCGTGGGCCGAATCGTCCATCTCATCCGCGAGCAGCATGTCAAACCATCCGAAATCATGGTGCTGGCCTTCAACCGCGCCGTAGTCTTCGAGATCCGCAAGCGGGTCCGGGACCTGTTCCGCTCGCTCGGCTATGCGGCCTATGCGTCCCGCGTCCGGGTCCATACCTTCCACGGTCTCGCGATGCGCCATCTGCGGGATGCGGCTCCGTCCGTGACCGAAGAGCTCCTGCCGACCTTCGCCCGCCGGCTGGCACGTGATGCCGCATTCCGGGCCTCCGTGGCCGGCGAGTGCCGGGCGCTTCTGGTCGACGAATTCCAGGACGTCAACGAGGAGGTCTACGAGATCATCCGTGCGCTGCATGCGGGGAGCGGAGACCGGGCCGGGATCATGGCGATCGGGGATGACGATCAGGACATCCTGCGCTGGAACCGCAAGCCGGCCCGTGTGGGCTGGGGGCGCCCGGAGGTCGAAGCCGGTGGCGTGTTCGCCGACCATTACTTCGGACGTTTCCGAGCGGATTTCGGAGGCGCGGACCTGTCCGAGCTGACACTGGGCGTCAACTTCCGCTCCAGCCCGGAGATCGTCGAGAAGAGTCAGGAGATGATCAACGGCTTCTTCGGTCGCCGGACCCTCTCGCGACGACTCAAGACGGACAGGCTGCTTGCCGTGGACGGGGCGCCGTCGGGAACGGTGGAGCGTATCGATGCGCGGGGCTGGAGCTGGGAGCGAACGCTGGAGGAGGTCCGCGCCACCAGCCGGCGGCTCCTGACGGATAACCCGGGATCCCTTGCGGTCCTGTGCCGCTCCAACGACGAGGTGGCCAGTGTCCACCGGGCCCTCTCCGGCGTCTTCCCCGTCGTCACCGTGCAGAGCAGCGACAACATCGCGATCCGCTCGCTCCGCCATGTGGCCCTCTGGCTGGATCTGCTCGAACGCGAGATCGCACAGCAGGACCAGGCCCTCACCGATCCGCTGCGGGCGCGCCTGCTGGAGACCTTCCACGCGGAGACGGACATTCCCGAAACCCGTGCCGGAGGCCGGATGGACCCGGAGCTCTCCGTGCTGTGGGACCTCTGCGCACAGGAGACCGTCTTCCCCTATCTCTCAACGCTGGTCGAATTCCTGAAGGATCTGCGCAGCGACGAGTTGCAACGCCTTCTCGGCGCCACACGCCCCGAGGGCGAGATCCTTGTCTCCACGATCCACAAGGTGAAGGGGCTGGAATACGATAACGTCGTGGTGCTGCCGTCGCGGATGTCCTTCGGAGGCAGGGGCGCAGAGATCGAGGCGAATGCGGCGGAAGAGGCTCGGCTGCTTTACGTGGCGCTGACCCGCGCGAAGTCCCGGCTGGTGTTCCATCTGGGCGATCGCGAACTTGCCTGGGCGGGAAAGACGATCACGCCGTTCGCGGGGGCGCAGGACGGTGGCCGCATCCTGACCGGAACACCGAAGGAGATCTTCATCAGCTGGTCGATGAACCGGTCACACTCCCATGGGGATCCCGGGAGCACCCAGACCTATATCGAGACATCGGTGGCGGTCGGTGATCCGATCCTGATCGAGGCGCCGGACCGATGGGCCGGGAAGGCGCTGATGCACCGATCGGAAACGGGGGGCAGTCGCCAGATCGGGGTGCCGTCCAAGGCCGTCGGGCAGAGCGGCAGTGTCGCGGATCTGAAGGTCAGTGCGGTGATCCGCTACGAGCCCAAGCCCGATGACCGTGCGCAGCCCTGCCCTAGCGTCGCTTCGCAGGGGTGGGGCTATGTCGTCTTGGTAGAAGGGGTACTGCGCTAA
- a CDS encoding IS5 family transposase (programmed frameshift), whose translation MSNLFWLSDEQMARLRPFFPKSHNKPRADDRRVLSGIIFINCNGLRWSDAPPEYGPPKTLFNRWKRWSDMGVFARMMEGLASEAAVRKIVMIDATYLKAYRTASSLRLKKGGHGRLIGRTKGGMNTKLHAVTDANGRPIRFFMTADQVSDYIGAAALLSNLPEAEWLLADRGYDADWYREALQDKGITPCIPSRKSRGKPVKYGKRRYKRRNRIEIMLGRLKDWRRVATRYDRCPKGFLPAIALAAIVIF comes from the exons ATGAGCAATCTTTTCTGGCTAAGCGACGAGCAGATGGCGCGGCTGCGGCCGTTCTTTCCAAAGAGCCATAACAAGCCGAGGGCCGATGATCGGCGGGTCTTGAGCGGAATAATATTTATCAATTGTAATGGCTTGCGTTGGTCCGATGCGCCGCCGGAATATGGTCCACCGAAGACCCTCTTTAACCGATGGAAGCGCTGGAGCGACATGGGTGTTTTCGCCCGGATGATGGAGGGACTTGCTTCCGAAGCCGCCGTCCGGAAGATAGTGATGATCGACGCCACCTATCTCAAGGCGTACCGCACAGCTTCAAGCCTGCGGCTGAAAAAGGG GGGGCATGGCAGGCTGATTGGGCGGACGAAGGGTGGCATGAACACCAAGTTGCATGCCGTCACGGACGCGAACGGCCGCCCGATCAGGTTCTTCATGACAGCCGATCAGGTCAGCGACTACATCGGCGCGGCGGCCTTGCTGAGCAACCTGCCCGAGGCCGAATGGCTATTGGCCGATCGGGGCTATGACGCCGACTGGTATCGTGAAGCCTTGCAGGACAAGGGCATCACGCCCTGCATCCCTAGCCGGAAGTCCCGAGGCAAGCCCGTCAAATACGGCAAACGCCGCTACAAGCGACGCAATCGTATCGAGATCATGCTCGGCAGGCTCAAGGACTGGCGCCGCGTTGCGACCCGCTACGACAGGTGCCCGAAGGGCTTTCTGCCCGCCATCGCTCTCGCCGCAATTGTCATCTTCTAG
- a CDS encoding OmpA family protein, with amino-acid sequence MRAQAKQVRHEEEEESAFVSMTDMTVGFLFIMMILLAFFASQMRDLESVSKRDYDAAITQRDVFEQQSIEWQTIAERRANRILEIEALLARLRQERDDLEGEVKDLQVQRAQLEANLAAAEQEIKSLKQRIEELDEQLAELQKVDPLEAYLAQVAQVRRQVLVRLRDAIRADFPDLQVELSAESDALRFQGEGLFDSGRSNLTSDKAQIVSRLAERLDEVLPCFTLGEASQFNTECNPGFVMIEAVQIEGHTDNVGSDQLNRNLSAARANSTFFAMTGAAEGIMQHLNLKRQPVLSVAAYGPDRPVTQNDTPEGRSTNRRIDLRFIMVTPQDTDGIEVIRHALETVGGEP; translated from the coding sequence ATGAGGGCCCAGGCGAAACAAGTTCGCCATGAAGAAGAAGAGGAAAGCGCTTTCGTGTCGATGACCGACATGACGGTCGGTTTTCTATTCATTATGATGATTTTGCTGGCGTTTTTTGCCAGTCAGATGCGCGACCTTGAGTCGGTATCGAAGAGGGATTACGACGCGGCTATCACCCAACGCGATGTGTTTGAACAGCAGAGTATCGAATGGCAAACGATTGCAGAAAGGCGTGCCAATCGTATTTTGGAGATTGAAGCACTGTTAGCGCGCCTGAGACAGGAGCGTGACGACCTTGAAGGAGAGGTTAAAGACTTACAAGTACAGCGCGCGCAACTTGAGGCCAACCTGGCGGCAGCAGAGCAAGAGATTAAAAGCTTAAAGCAGCGAATCGAAGAATTGGACGAACAGCTTGCAGAGCTGCAGAAAGTAGATCCGCTGGAAGCCTATCTAGCGCAGGTCGCACAGGTGCGCCGGCAGGTCCTCGTTCGACTTCGTGATGCGATCCGAGCGGACTTTCCGGACCTTCAGGTCGAGCTCAGCGCAGAAAGCGACGCGCTCCGTTTTCAGGGCGAAGGCCTTTTTGATTCCGGTCGATCAAACCTCACTAGCGACAAAGCACAAATTGTTTCGCGTCTCGCTGAGAGGCTGGACGAGGTGCTCCCATGCTTCACTCTCGGAGAGGCGTCTCAATTCAACACGGAATGCAACCCCGGCTTTGTCATGATCGAAGCCGTGCAGATCGAAGGGCACACGGACAACGTTGGGTCTGACCAGCTCAACCGAAACCTGTCCGCGGCGCGCGCAAACAGTACTTTTTTTGCAATGACTGGCGCCGCGGAAGGTATCATGCAGCACCTTAACCTCAAACGCCAACCAGTCCTATCCGTGGCAGCTTATGGACCGGATCGGCCAGTAACACAGAACGACACACCGGAAGGCCGCTCGACCAATCGTCGGATCGACCTGCGTTTCATCATGGTGACGCCGCAGGACACCGACGGTATCGAGGTTATCCGTCATGCATTGGAAACGGTCGGAGGAGAGCCGTGA
- a CDS encoding EH signature domain-containing protein, with amino-acid sequence MSDARAHQDTTRHRLQRLETLRTRALPPLDGIRRSVASILARWPDAVRTPEDRDREKLALNMLSRVQNWKWDDITTQRVISSAVAIFDEDRRTRMDLEPVRSFYLSEIATHEPGAFLDGMVGVYIDSFAPGTDHTRHLAKALAARSRDLGGRHRRLTDALPSLFRADDAPLELGRLMLEADDPYVSLKQIGLSSPHTSGLAKAAHRIFIELLKPNLAKPDARRQLFNWLTPENGPVLQSGAGPAVEALLSVWRDKTPPDALRNELSEQIIAAWNDPRLHSGGIWSGFDPSLRAIFLRWLTHQDMKFFCNMVTATQDSHMWPPRRNFWLKLYDDKMIDEAWVAFGAEARRYAQQNLVRGGKTNMNRRFGQQLDRGGSTSLLIMRIGNKIVVDGCHSYKTHIFRQDDINAPKLYERQYYCDDIMRSCQNSKPHNSIRNWSQWVLQNV; translated from the coding sequence GTGAGCGACGCACGCGCACACCAGGATACGACGCGTCACCGGCTGCAGAGACTAGAAACGTTGCGGACCCGTGCGCTGCCACCGCTCGACGGGATACGCAGGTCAGTCGCTTCCATTTTGGCGCGATGGCCAGATGCCGTGCGTACGCCTGAAGATCGCGATCGCGAAAAGCTTGCATTAAATATGCTATCCAGGGTTCAAAACTGGAAATGGGACGATATCACCACCCAGCGCGTGATCTCCTCTGCCGTCGCCATATTTGACGAAGATCGCAGAACGCGGATGGATTTGGAGCCGGTTCGTAGTTTCTACCTTTCCGAAATCGCGACTCACGAACCTGGGGCCTTCCTTGATGGCATGGTCGGCGTTTACATCGACAGTTTCGCGCCGGGAACCGATCACACGCGTCATCTAGCCAAAGCGCTTGCTGCCCGCTCACGAGACCTAGGCGGAAGGCACCGAAGGCTGACCGACGCTCTACCGAGCCTTTTCCGAGCGGATGACGCGCCTCTCGAGCTTGGTCGACTCATGCTGGAGGCAGATGATCCCTATGTCAGTCTCAAGCAGATTGGGTTGAGCAGCCCACACACTTCCGGCCTGGCCAAGGCCGCGCATCGCATATTCATCGAGCTATTAAAGCCGAATCTCGCAAAGCCAGACGCCCGCCGGCAACTTTTCAATTGGTTGACCCCGGAAAACGGCCCGGTCCTGCAAAGCGGTGCTGGTCCTGCCGTGGAAGCACTTCTCTCCGTGTGGCGAGACAAGACGCCGCCTGATGCCCTACGCAACGAACTATCTGAACAGATTATCGCAGCCTGGAATGATCCGCGTCTGCATTCCGGCGGGATCTGGTCGGGGTTTGATCCATCTCTTCGTGCTATTTTTCTGCGTTGGTTGACGCATCAGGACATGAAGTTCTTCTGCAACATGGTTACAGCAACGCAGGACAGTCACATGTGGCCGCCGAGACGGAATTTCTGGCTGAAACTTTACGACGACAAGATGATTGACGAAGCGTGGGTAGCCTTCGGGGCAGAAGCCCGCCGATACGCACAGCAGAACCTCGTTCGTGGCGGTAAGACCAATATGAACCGAAGGTTTGGGCAGCAACTGGATCGAGGCGGTAGTACATCACTTCTGATCATGCGGATCGGTAACAAGATCGTCGTGGACGGCTGTCACAGCTACAAGACTCATATCTTTCGTCAAGACGACATAAACGCTCCGAAGCTCTACGAACGGCAGTATTACTGCGACGACATTATGCGTTCTTGCCAAAACTCGAAGCCTCACAATTCTATACGAAACTGGTCGCAATGGGTTCTGCAGAATGTCTGA